From Labrus bergylta chromosome 22, fLabBer1.1, whole genome shotgun sequence, one genomic window encodes:
- the LOC110004983 gene encoding uncharacterized protein translates to MFYFKTKRQSFIVVLDVKMDQTLRCVLGFFLLNLIPHGLAQGNRPRVTITSNWPETFWNETLTLRCEIEGGGDSESTFVWRRDRTSSSDKYTADNKYIISRATDSENGDYECSGRRGSPNSTFTPWSEPFKLTVTTRRPKAELRADSTSIPAGGAVTLTCDVNPPSSGWTYILFRGDHSGTQDDGKNFNGRFSVSKGGVYRCRGERGEPVYYTEYSDSVIINIILSDRAVVALQPHWTEIHSGEKITFRCEIEGGDDSEWEYEWETTSSDRSVKKNSKSFEFTANVYSRGEYKCKGKHKTEVLSSTPWSTPITLTVSEQKPKPELKADDTDIPLGGYVTLTCDVSSSSGWQYYFWYRSDKSSSYIIDVSSAGQKRVSKEGLYRCRGERGNPVYYTEDSNTIQLKENTVANKAVVTLHPNWSEIYFEESITLRCEIKDGDDAEWEYEWKTSNSFKPPKEKEYSIGPADTSHSGNYSCKGRKKSDQSPTGWSDPITLTVLYSSPQPVLTVSPLWLSPGDSVTLNCEVKHPSAGWRFYWYEAIPKLSDNSYNYQLLSGSRDGTEKYSFIVQTHTAGYVCRAGRGEMNTPYSEPKFVWSGDLPSSASLTVSPERVQHFTSDSVSLECKGNSTQWRVTFQEDSFLADCSLWDTMTGSTCTIDRHISRNNVYWCESGSGEFSNAVNITKQKSDIILVSPVHPVTEGSSVSLSCRLRRSDIVSNVFFYQNNKLIQNDTRKELNISAVSKSDEGFYKCQTSGRESSQSWMSVKVEMLFEESTFPVIPVIVGLISGVVLTMFLLLLYHFLQSKDSCFRRPSQSESNNQDSARSHELYQNVAQPDVYSTLLHGDASVYETLQISEDNNAGDDYVNQSFVNSASRGLPQKTTSRLAGNHGSDSLCYSVPNPDENELRVDRNSPCVTITSNWPETFWYETLTLRCEIEGGGDSEWTFVWRRDRTSSSYKETTHNKYIISRATDSDNGDYECSGRRGSPNSTFTSWSEPFKLTVTQIIPKAELRADSTSIPAGGAVTLTCDVNPPSPGWTYILYRGDHPGTQDDGKNFNGRFSVSKGGVYWCRGERGEPVYYTEYSDSVTINIILSNRAVVALQPHWTEIHSGEKITFRCEIEGGDDSEWEYEWETTSSDRSVKKNSKSFEFTANVYSRGEYKCKGKHKTEVLSSTPWSTPITLTVSEQKPKAELKADVTDIPVGGYVTLTCDVSSSSGWQYYFWYRADKSSSYIIDVSSAGQKRVSKEGLYWCRGERGNPVYYTEDSNTIQLKENTVANKAVVTLHPNWSEIYSEESITLRCEIKDGDDAEWEYEWKTSNSFKPPKEKEYSIGPAYTSHSGNYSCKGRKKSDQSPTGWSDPITLTVLYSSPQPVLTVSPLWLSPGDSVTLNCEVKQPSAGWRFYWYEAIPKLSDNSYNSYNYQLLSGSRNGTEKYSFIVHGQTHTAGYVCRAGRGEMNTPYSKPKFVWSGDLPSSASLTVSPERVQHFTSDSVSLECKGNSTQWRVKFQRDSSLADCSLWDKMTGSTCTIGRHISRNNVYWCESGSGEFSNAVNITKQKSDIILVSPVHPVTEGSSVSLSCRLRSPDIVSNVFFYQNNKLIQNDTRKELNISAVSKSDEGFYKCQTSGRESSQSWMSVTVVAVSRLGNPSYLLILMIVGLICGAVLIILLLLLYRCRQSKDSCLIRRSIQSESTNQDSATNPAAQHHEYSPPLQGDACHYESIKGPEDTAHDANQSQSHDVTYSLIELKNIGKKGKKPEPDSTIYSDVRLETEDTSVLYSQVSCHNPGKAKKNKGKPTPAITEESVYSEVKPDQ, encoded by the exons atgttttattttaaaactaagCGTCAGAGTTTCATTGTCGTTTTGGATGTGAAGATGGACCAAACCTTGCGTTGTGTGCTGGGGTTTTTCT tGCTGAATTTGATCCCCCACGGATTGGCTCAAG GTAACCGTCCCCGTGTGACCATTACATCCAACTGGCCTGAAACATTCTGGAATGAGACGCTCACTCTCAGATGTGAGATTGAGGGAGGTGGAGACTCTGAATCGACGTTTGTATGGAGAAGAGACAGAACATCTAGCTCAGACAAATATACAGCagacaataaatacattattagcCGAGCCACTGATTCTGAAAACGGAGACTATGAGTGCTCAGGCAGAAGAGGATCCCCTAATTCTACCTTCACGCCTTGGAGTGAACCCTTCAAATTGACTGTAACAA CAAGAAGACCAAAGGCTGAACTGAGAGCTGACAGCACATCAattccagcagggggcgctgtgacCCTGACCTGTGATGTGAACCCTCCATCATCTGGCTGGACGTACATCTTGTTCAGAGGAGATCACTCGGGCACACAAGATGATGGTAAAAACTTCAATGGACGATTCAGTGTCTCCAAGGGAGGAGTCTACAGGtgtagaggagagagaggagaaccaGTTTACTACACAGAGTACAGTGATTCAGTCATTATCAACATCATTT TATCAGACAGAGCTGTTGTGGCTCTTCAGCCCCATTGGACTGAGATACACAGCGGAGAGAAGATCACTTTTAGATGTGAAATCGAGGGTGGAGACGACTCTGAGTGGGAGTATGAGTGGGAAACAACCAGCTCTGATagatctgtgaaaaaaaacagtaaatcatTTGAATTCACTGCTAATGTTTACAGTCGAGGAGAATACAAGTGTAagggaaaacacaaaactgaggTACTTTCTTCAACACCATGGAGCACTCCAATCACATTGACAGTATCAG AACAAAAACCAAAGCCTGAGCTGAAGGCTGATGACACAGATATTCCATTAGGAGGTTATGTGACCCTGACCTGTGATGTGAGCTCTTCATCTGGTTGGCAATACTACTTTTGGTACAGATCAGATAAATCCTCATCATACATAATAGATGTCTCCTCGGCTGGACAAAAGCGTGTCTCAAAGGAAGGACTCTACAGGtgtagaggagagagaggaaacccAGTTTACTACACAGAGGACAGTAATACAATtcagttaaaagaaaata CGGTTGCAAACAAGGCTGTCGTGACTCTGCACCCCAACTGGTCTGAAATCTACTTTGAAGAGTCGATTACTCTAAGATGTGAGATAAAGGATGGAGACGACGCTGAGTGGGAGTACGAGTGGAAAACAAGCAACTCATTCAAACCTCCAAAGGAAAAGGAATACAGTATTGGACCTGCTGATACATCACACAGTGGAAACTACAGTTGtaagggcagaaaaaaaagtgaccagTCTCCAACAGGTTGGAGCGATCCCATCACATTAACGGTTTTATACA GTTCACCCCAGCCTGTCCTCACCGTGTCTCCACTCTGGCTGAGTCCTGGAGACTCTGTGACTCTGAACTGTGAGGTTAAACACCCATCAGCAGGATGGAGGTTCTACTGGTATGAAGCTATTCCCAAACTATCTGACAACTCCTACAACTACCAGCTGCTATCTGGAAGCAGAGATGGAACTGAGAAGTATTCCTTCAttgttcagacacacacagcaggatatgTGTGCAGAGCTGGAAGAGGAGAAATGAACACTCCTTATAGTGAACCAAAGTTTGTCTGGTCTGGAG aTTTGCCTTCATCAGCATCTCTCACAGTGAGTCCTGAAAGAGTGCAACACTTCACCTCTGATTCTGTCTCACTGGAGTGTAAGGGGAACTCTACTCAGTGGAGAGTGACGTTTCAAGAGGACAGCTTCCTGGCAGATTGCTCCCTGTGGGATACAATGACTGGATCAACATGCACAATAGATCGTCACATCTCAAGAAATAATGTGTACTGGTGTGAGTCTGGATCAGGGGAGTTCAGCAACGCTGTCAACATCACTAAACAga AGTCTGATATTATCCTGGTGAGCCCTGTCCATCCAGTGACTGAAGGAAGTTCAGTTAGTCTTAGCTGCAGATTGAGACGCTCAGATATTGTTTCCAATGTGTTCTTCTATCAGAATAACAAACTCATTCAAAATGATACCAGAAAGGAGCTTAATATCTCTGCTGTGTCAAAGTCTGATGAGGGCTTCTACAAGTGTCAGACCTCAGGGAGAGAGTCGTCTCAGAGTTGGATGTCAGTAAAAG TGGAAATGTTGTTTGAGGAATCCACATTTCCTGTAATTCCTGTGATTGTTGGGCTGATTTCTGGAGTAGTGCTTACAATGTTTCTGCTCCTATTGTATCATTTCCTTCAGTCCAAGG ACTCGTGCTTCAGGAG GCCAAGCCAGTCTGAGAGTAACAACCAAGACTCTGCCAGAAGTCATGAACTTTACCAGAATGTGGCTCAACCTGATGTATACTCTACTCTCCTGCACG GTGATGCCAGTGTCTACGAAACACTGCAAATCTCTGAGGACAACAACGCTG gGGATGATTACGTCAACCAATCA TTTGTAAATTCAGCCTCCAGGGGACTACCACAAAAGACGACAtcaaggctggcggggaatcatgggagtgattctctctgctactctgTCCCCAACCCTGATGAAAATGAGCTAAGAGTTGACC GTAACAGTCCCTGTGTGACCATTACATCCAACTGGCCTGAAACATTCTGGTATGAGACGCTCACTCTCAGATGTGAGATTGAGGGAGGTGGAGACTCTGAATGGACGTTTGTATGGAGAAGAGACAGAACATCCAGCTCatacaaagaaacaacacacaataaatacattattagcCGAGCCACTGATTCTGACAACGGAGACTATGAGTGCTCAGGCAGAAGGGGATCCCCTAATTCTACCTTCACGTCTTGGAGTGAACCCTTCAAATTGACTGTAACAC aaataatacCAAAGGCTGAACTGAGAGCTGACAGCACATCAattccagcagggggcgctgtgacCCTGACCTGTGATGTGAACCCTCCATCACCTGGCTGGACGTACATCTTGTACAGAGGAGATCACCCGGGCACACAAGATGATGGTAAAAACTTCAATGGACGATTCAGTGTCTCCAAGGGAGGAGTCTACTggtgcagaggagagagaggagaaccaGTTTACTACACAGAGTACAGTGATTCAGTCACTATCAACATCATTT TATCAAACAGAGCTGTTGTGGCTCTTCAGCCCCATTGGACTGAGATACACAGCGGAGAGAAGATCACTTTTAGATGTGAAATCGAGGGTGGAGACGACTCTGAGTGGGAGTATGAGTGGGAAACAACCAGCTCTGATagatctgtgaaaaaaaacagtaaatcatTTGAATTCACTGCTAATGTTTACAGTCGAGGAGAATACAAGTGTAagggaaaacacaaaactgaggTACTTTCTTCAACACCATGGAGCACTCCAATCACATTGACAGTATCAG AACAAAAACCAAAGGCTGAGCTGAAGGCTGATGTCACAGATATTCCAGTAGGAGGTTATGTGACCCTGACCTGTGATGTGAGCTCTTCATCTGGTTGGCAATACTACTTTTGGTACAGAGCAGATAAATCCTCATCATACATAATAGATGTCTCCTCGGCTGGACAAAAGCGTGTCTCAAAGGAAGGACTCTACTGGtgtagaggagagagaggaaacccAGTTTACTACACAGAGGACAGTAATACAATtcagttaaaagaaaata CGGTTGCAAACAAGGCTGTCGTGACTCTGCACCCCAACTGGTCTGAAATCTACTCTGAAGAGTCGATTACTCTAAGATGTGAGATAAAGGATGGAGACGACGCTGAGTGGGAGTACGAGTGGAAAACAAGCAACTCATTCAAACCTCCAAAGGAAAAGGAATACAGTATTGGACCTGCTTATACATCACACAGTGGAAACTACAGTTGtaagggcagaaaaaaaagtgaccagTCTCCAACAGGTTGGAGCGATCCCATCACATTAACGGTTTTATACA GTTCACCCCAGCCTGTCCTCACCGTGTCTCCACTCTGGCTGAGTCCTGGAGACTCTGTGACTCTGAACTGTGAGGTTAAACAGCCATCAGCAGGATGGAGGTTCTACTGGTATGAAGCTATTCCCAAACTATCTGACAACTCCTACAACTCCTACAACTACCAGCTGCTATCTGGAAGCAGAAATGGAACTGAAAAGTATTCCTTCATTGTTcatggacagacacacacagcaggatatgTGTGCAGAGCTGGAAGAGGAGAAATGAACACTCCTTATAGTAAACCAAAGTTTGTCTGGTCTGGAG aTTTGCCTTCATCAGCATCTCTCACAGTGAGTCCTGAAAGAGTGCAACACTTCACCTCTGATTCTGTCTCACTGGAGTGTAAGGGGAACTCTACTCAGTGGAGAGTGAAGTTTCAAAGGGACAGCTCCCTGGCAGATTGCTCCCTGTGGGATAAAATGACTGGATCAACATGCACAATAGGTCGTCACATCTCAAGAAATAATGTGTACTGGTGTGAGTCTGGATCAGGGGAGTTCAGCAACGCTGTCAACATCACTAAACAga AGTCTGATATTATCCTGGTGAGCCCTGTCCATCCAGTGACTGAAGGAAGTTCAGTTAGTCTTAGCTGCAGATTGAGAAGCCCAGATATTGTTTCCAATGTGTTCTTCTATCAGAATAACAAACTCATTCAAAATGATACCAGAAAGGAGCTTAATATCTCTGCTGTGTCAAAGTCTGATGAGGGCTTCTACAAGTGTCAGACCTCAGGGAGAGAGTCGTCTCAGAGTTGGATGTCAGTAACAG